From the Musa acuminata AAA Group cultivar baxijiao chromosome BXJ1-2, Cavendish_Baxijiao_AAA, whole genome shotgun sequence genome, one window contains:
- the LOC135599150 gene encoding uncharacterized protein LOC135599150 isoform X3 — translation MMNSDTPLDYAVFQLSPRRSRCELFVSGNGKTEKLASGFLKPFIAHLKVAEDQAAQAGNSIKLEVERAKNSSSWFKKGTLERFVRFVSTPDVLESANTYDAEMAQLEGARRIYSQGARDPLSGTLGEDDTATEAAVDTTKKELIRAIDVQLITLKQDLATACSHACSSGFSVENVLDLLFFSEYFGANRLNEACNNFISLCQRCPELIDHHQQSQSLPPHLKNLDNGNVRSSSSSDMSIDEPVIEHIGAGIPPDGGGLQVDMPSISQPSLLNTTKLSGTSQQVKLNGQHLKGAVLENIPSSANFPAQQDGGNFRQLSVKDRINLFESKQKEQSASSRNISTEGVVKRVVSGKGEHRRLSSDVSEKSVLRRWSSASDMSIDLSSSNCKSCNDQTESGSTAGTPTSVNLQLQSRNKTEETDATGFTMTSQCWLDLKESTTGTSASSLSLSQSQYKGFQGDRDCTEDESIKSSTTKNRPVLEKGQGTCDLSTSASRMEYCGLGDQDAFWANAKGFSAGNSASSKDFAAYHIQSKAEDHLQIEDRATLPDISKASSAVTEQVRWKYREGLQSQTREAPYGADAVGLKDQTKVANQLQTFGRTVDPVGNTKGWSHSQVQFEDLSVLSSEGNLLASQSQGKTFPVDIEEAGGRNAAASSATSGSSLLVTNDGINHQGIHWHQSSAYERGADEIADTEINHMSAFPVRKTKEKMDIVEPPSAHLMEQNQVVRSSKGIQALNDELRTKANDLEKLFTEHKLRTVTEQTASSRRSRPLDVQEDRVPVVVEKRNAVTLFDQLPENPLRETSKYDVDFDANFLLKMVGNVEYGNNTNQKLSTQSSSDDFRGKLYYKYMQKRDAKLREEWGTKSALKEAKMKAMRDSLECSQAVMNSRYSGSADRQSTSYTSRRAEKLRFFSNCLRSKNQAIESVEEMKDPEEPCEQFGHGQNTSHNDPFDDNSSKDTNSVKLPSKKTLSSSTLQTIETSVPKLSVKSTKSVSVKHRSQTENPLAEMLPDFSDFRKENAKPSAANNRVNSREKTKILSRSKNIIAETKLVKEEKPHRSQSMRKSTAGPGEFKSLSPLNSGSTDFTPLDFSKGQMDANFMNKVQKSGEFRAILRKEKGTVPGLGANIYKPKASKVSEVNKNGEDSKDIFHREDSPGLVKDVMEVEKSSAEGNAEAADFPVDSDSENPRYIEEYEGNDDFGSKNDAKKSLFQEAFDTVPVSPEFSISSENVQESSGPQSWNPCLHLSYLYEVSDIDASVDSPVGSPASWNLYPLNQIMEADVSRMRKKWGTALMPMIVANTSQQSHMDATKGFKRILKFGRKSRGMDNLVTDWVSASTASEGDDDTEDGCDLAARPMDDLRKSRMGYSLPYDVFNGGEIFPEKVQFNHFATSFQTVL, via the exons ATGATGAACTCCGATACTCCTCTCGATTACGCCGTGTTCCAGCTCTCCCCCAGGCGGTCACG GTGTGAGTTGTTCGTCTCGGGAAATGGGAAGACCGAGAAGCTTGCATCTGGTTTCTTGAAGCCATTCATTGCTCATTTGAAGGTCGCGGAAGACCAGGCTGCTCAGGCAGGCAACTCAATAAAGCTTGAGGTTGAGAGAGCGAAAAATAGCAGCTCATGGTTCAAAAAAGGAACTCTTGAAAG GTTTGTTCGGTTTGTCAGTACACCAGATGTGTTGGAATCAGCCAATACATATGATGCAGAGATGGCACAGTTGGAAGGGGCCAGGAGAATATATTCACAG GGTGCTAGAGATCCGCTTTCTGGGACATTGG GTGAAGATGACACAGCTACTGAAGCAGCTGTGGATACAACAAA AAAGGAGCTTATAAGAGCCATTGATGTGCAGCTTATCACTCTTAAGCAAGATCTGGCCACAGCTTGTAGTCATGCATGCTCTTCTGGATTTTCTGTTGAAAATGTCTTGGACCTTCTATTCTTTTCTGAATATTTTGGTGCGAATCGTCTCAA CGAGGCATGCAACAATTTCATTTCGCTTTGTCAAAGGTGCCCTGAACTTATTGATCACCACCAGCAGTCACAATCTCTGCCTCCACATTTGAAAAATCTTGACAACGGGAATGTTAGATCCTCCTCAAGCTCAGACATGTCAATAGATGAACCAGTAATAGAGCACATTGGTGCTGGTATACCACCTGATGGTGGTGGTCTTCAGGTTGACATGCCTAGTATTAGTCAACCGTCACTGCTGAATACAACAAAGTTATCAGGCACATCTCAGCAGGTCAAGCTCAATGGGCAGCACTTAAAAGGGGCAGTATTGGAGAATATTCCTTCATCAGCCAATTTTCCAGCTCAGCAAGACGGAGGGAATTTTAGGCAACTTAGTGTGAAGGACCGGATCAACCTCTTTGAAAGCAAACAGAAAGAACAATCAGCAAGTTCTAGAAATATCAGCACAGAAGGTGTTGTTAAAAGGGTAGTATCAGGTAAAGGGGAGCATAGGAGGCTCtcttctgatgtttcagagaAGTCAGTATTGAGAAGGTGGAGTAGTGCCAGTGACATGAGCATTGACCTTAGCAGCAGCAACTGTAAAAGTTGTAATGACCAGACAGAAAGTGGGAGTACTGCTGGAACTCCTACATCTGTCAATTTGCAGCTTCAGTCAAGAAATAAAACTGAAGAGACTGATGCTACTGGTTTTACCATGACATCACAATGCTGGTTGGATCTTAAAGAAAGCACCACAGGAACTTCTGCTTCTTCTTTGTCATTGTCACAGTCACAGTACAAAGGTTTTCAAGGTGATAGAGATTGTACTGAGGATGAAAGCATCAAGTCCTCGACAACTAAGAACAGACCAGTCTTGGAGAAGGGGCAGGGCACATGTGACCTGAGTACTTCTGCCAGCAGGATGGAGTACTGTGGATTGGGTGATCAAGATGCCTTTTGGGCCAATGCAAAAGGTTTTTCAGCTGGAAATAGTGCTAGCTCAAAAGATTTTGCAGCATATCACATCCAATCAAAAGCAGAGGATCATTTGCAAATTGAAGACCGGGCAACTTTGCCAGACATATCAAAAGCTTCATCAGCTGTGACTGAGCAGGTTAGATGGAAATATCGAGAAGGACTGCAATCCCAAACTAGGGAGGCTCCTTATGGAGCagatgctgttgggttaaaggatcAAACAAAGGTAGCTAACCAATTACAAACATTTGGGAGAACAGTAGATCCTGTCGGGAATACAAAAGGTTGGTCACATTCCCAGGTTCAGTTTGAAGATTTATCAGTTTTGTCTTCAGAGGGTAATCTTTTGGCTTCGCAATCTCAGGGAAAAACATTTCCTGTTGACATAGAGGAAGCAGGTGGAAGAAATGCAGCCGCCTCTTCTGCAACTTCTGGCTCTTCTCTACTTGTAACAAATGATGGTATCAATCACCAGGGAATACACTGGCATCAATCATCTGCTTATGAGAGAGGTGCAGATGAAATAGCTGATACTGAAATAAACCACATGTCTGCTTTTCCTGTAAGGAAGACCAAGGAAAAGATGGATATAGTTGAACCACCTTCTGCACATTTGATGGAGCAGAATCAGGTGGTGAGGTCATCAAAAGGAATTCAAGCGTTAAATGATGAATTACGTACCAAGGCTAATGACTTGGAAAAACTTTTCACTGAACATAAGCTTAGAACTGTCACTGAGCAAACAGCTTCCTCTCGAAGAAGCAGACCTCTGGATGTCCAGGAGGATCGTGTTCCCGTGGTTGTTGAGAAAAGAAATGCAGTGACACTTTTTGATCAGTTGCCTGAGAACCCTCTGAGGGAGACTTCTAAGTATGATGTAGACTTTGATGCCAATTTCCTGTTGAAAATGGTAGGCAACGTGGAATATGGTAATAATACAAATCAAAAGCTTAGTACACAAAGTTCATCAGATGATTTCAGAGGAAAATTGTACTATAAATACATGCAAAAACGGGATGCAAAACTAAGGGAAGAGTGGGGAACAAAAAGTGCTctgaaggaagcaaaaatgaaggCAATGCGTGACAGCCTAGAATGTAGTCAAGCTGTGATGAATTCCAGATATTCAGGATCTGCTGATAGACAGAGTACAAGCTACACTAGTCGCCGTGCAGAAAAGCTGAGATTTTTTAGCAATTGTTTAAGAAGTAAAAACCAG gcAATTGAGTCTGTTGAGGAAATGAAAGATCCGGAGGAACCATGTGAACAATTTGGTCATGGTCAAAATACATCCCACAATGATCCCTTTGATGATAATTCTTCTAAAGATACTAACTCTGTAAAGCTTCCATCTAAGAAAACTTTGTCTTCTTCCACCCTGCAGACCATAGAAACTTCAGTGCCAAAGCTTTCTGTAAAATCTACCAAATCAGTTTCCGTAAAACACAGAAGTCAAACTGAAAATCCTCTTGCTGAAATGCTCCCTGACTTCTCTGACTTCAGaaaggaaaatgcaaaaccaTCTGCAGCAAATAACAGGGTAAATTCACGAGAGAAAACAAAGATACTTTCTCGAAGCAAGAACATAATTGCGGAGACTAAACTTGTCAAGGAAGAGAAGCCACATAGGTCTCAGTCCATGAGAAAAAGTACCGCTGGTCCTGGTGAATTCAAGAGCCTTTCTCCTCTCAATTCTGGTAGCACTGATTTCACACCCTTAGATTTTTCCAAGGGACAAATGGATGCCAATTTTATGAACAAAGTGCAGAAGAGTGGGGAGTTCAGAGCAATCCTCAGGAAAGAGAAAGGTACAGTTCCTGGTTTAGGAGCCAATATATATAAACCTAAAGCTTCTAAGGTCTCTGAGGTGAATAAGAATGGAGAGGATTCTAAGGATATATTTCATAGAGAGGACTCACCTGGCCTAGTTAAAGATGTAATGGAGGTGGAAAAATCGTCTGCCGAAGGAAATGCTGAGGCTGCAGATTTTCCTGTTGACTCAGATAGCGAAAATCCAAGATACATTGAAGAATATGAAGGCaatgatgattttggatcaaAAAATGATGCTAAAAAATCTCTATTCCAAGAAGCTTTCGACACAGTTCCTGTTTCTCCTGAGTTTAGTATTTCTTCAGAAAATGTACAAGAGTCATCAGGTCCTCAGTCATGGAACCCATGCCTCCATTTATCTTATTTATATGAGGTATCGGATATTGATGCTTCTGTAGATTCACCTGTAGGAAGTCCAGCATCATGGAATTTATACCCGCTGAACCAAATAATGGAGGCAGATGTTTCTCGAATGAGAAAAAAATGGGGAACTGCTCTAATGCCTATGATTGTTGCTAACACATCCCAACAGTCACACATGGATGCCACAAAAGGGTTTAAACGAATATTGAAATTTGGGAGGAAAAGTAGGGGTATGGACAATCTAGTCACTGATTGGGTGTCTGCTTCAACAGCTTCCGAAGGTGATGATGACACAGAAGATGGTTGTGATTTAGCAGCCCGGCCTATGGATGACCTGAGGAAGTCGAGAATGGGCTACTCACTTCCTTATGATGTGTTCAATGGTGGAGAAATCTTTCCTGAAAAAG TGCAGTTCAATCATTTTGCCACTTCATTCCAAACCGTTCTGTAG